A region of Acidithiobacillus ferridurans DNA encodes the following proteins:
- a CDS encoding HlyD family secretion protein: MRWLKRLLVLVIIVVVAFGAYAYFQISDYYPNTDDAYLHAHVVNIAPRVTGHIVAIYVHDNQVVQAGQPLLQVDPRAYVYDVQKAEAELTQAERQTAAIQANIAGARANISADQVNYQNARHNAQRAAALAAQKYLSAQQADNEMTAAKSAGARLTADQAALAETQAQQVLNGARIAAAKAALRTARLYLSETTLYAPIAGVVSKVDKIHVGDVVNVNQDLFPLIGNAEYWVEANYKETDLSRVHPGQSAKITVDMYPDHRFKGRVISLSGGAGNAFSLLPPENATGNWVKVTQRVPVRVLITNPDPRFPLRIGTSASVTVDTGGAPGWVKALRPIF; this comes from the coding sequence ATGCGCTGGCTCAAACGCCTTTTGGTTCTGGTCATCATCGTCGTGGTTGCCTTTGGCGCCTATGCATACTTCCAGATTTCTGATTACTATCCCAACACCGACGATGCCTATCTGCATGCCCATGTCGTGAACATCGCACCGCGGGTTACGGGACATATTGTCGCCATTTATGTGCATGATAATCAGGTCGTGCAGGCTGGACAGCCCCTGCTCCAGGTGGATCCGCGGGCCTACGTCTACGACGTGCAGAAAGCCGAGGCCGAACTGACCCAGGCGGAACGGCAGACGGCCGCCATTCAGGCCAATATTGCCGGAGCGCGCGCCAATATCAGCGCCGACCAGGTCAATTACCAGAATGCCCGGCACAACGCCCAACGCGCGGCAGCGCTGGCGGCACAGAAATATCTATCCGCGCAACAGGCGGATAACGAAATGACCGCGGCGAAAAGTGCCGGGGCGCGCCTGACCGCCGATCAGGCGGCCCTGGCGGAGACACAGGCACAGCAAGTCCTCAATGGTGCCCGCATCGCCGCCGCCAAGGCCGCCCTGCGCACAGCCCGGCTCTATCTGTCTGAAACCACGCTCTACGCGCCCATCGCGGGAGTCGTCAGCAAAGTGGATAAAATCCATGTGGGCGACGTGGTCAATGTCAATCAAGACCTGTTCCCCCTGATCGGCAATGCGGAATACTGGGTCGAGGCCAACTACAAGGAAACCGATCTTAGCCGGGTACACCCGGGACAGAGTGCGAAAATCACTGTGGACATGTACCCCGACCATCGCTTCAAGGGAAGGGTGATAAGCCTGAGCGGCGGTGCCGGAAACGCCTTCTCCCTGCTGCCCCCGGAAAATGCTACGGGTAACTGGGTGAAGGTGACACAGCGGGTACCGGTGCGCGTGCTCATCACCAATCCGGACCCCAGGTTCCCGCTACGGATC